The proteins below are encoded in one region of Deltaproteobacteria bacterium:
- a CDS encoding Fic family protein, with the protein MATTNPAKNVLKDLKAEYDRLAQGKESLLTIIDEAELPESVFNSNAIENSTLTLKETERILLEMEVSRRVSVREVFEAKNLARVMEYTRSKEQTAELSSEMIQLLHRMLIGNINDEIAGRFRTTGEYVRVGTHIAPAPEQVVPMMETILREYAADHTNYFTDKIAKFHLDFETIHPFCDGNGRIGRVIINFQLRRLGFPDIIIRDKEKRLYYASFNEYRAANNAKPMEKMVTLALMESLHKRITYLRSEKITTLTDCAKKSQKSINTLLNAAHRQTIPAFREKGVWKIGDYNP; encoded by the coding sequence ATGGCAACAACGAATCCCGCAAAAAACGTTCTCAAAGACCTTAAGGCCGAATACGACCGGCTTGCCCAGGGCAAAGAATCTTTACTGACAATTATTGATGAAGCCGAGCTTCCAGAAAGCGTTTTCAATTCCAACGCCATCGAGAATTCAACGCTGACGCTCAAGGAGACGGAGCGCATTCTGCTGGAGATGGAAGTTTCCCGTCGGGTATCGGTGCGGGAAGTTTTTGAAGCAAAAAACCTCGCCCGGGTGATGGAATATACCCGAAGCAAAGAGCAGACAGCGGAGCTTTCCTCGGAGATGATTCAGCTTCTGCACAGAATGCTGATCGGCAATATCAACGATGAGATTGCCGGGCGTTTCCGCACCACGGGCGAATATGTTCGTGTGGGAACCCATATTGCACCGGCGCCGGAACAGGTGGTACCCATGATGGAAACAATTCTGCGGGAATATGCCGCCGACCACACCAATTACTTTACCGATAAGATCGCCAAATTCCATCTTGATTTCGAAACGATCCATCCGTTTTGCGACGGCAACGGCAGAATAGGTCGCGTAATTATCAATTTCCAGCTCAGGCGCCTGGGTTTCCCCGACATCATCATCCGGGATAAAGAGAAGCGGCTTTATTATGCCTCGTTCAATGAATATCGCGCTGCAAACAATGCCAAACCAATGGAGAAGATGGTTACTCTCGCTCTCATGGAATCGCTGCACAAAAGAATTACCTATCTACGCAGCGAAAAGATAACCACGCTTACCGATTGCGCGAAAAAAAGCCAGAAATCAATCAACACCTTGCTTAACGCCGCCCACCGACAGACGATTCCGGCTTTCCGTGAAAAAGGTGTTTGGAAAATTGGAGATTACAACCCATGA
- a CDS encoding 50S ribosome-binding protein YggL, producing MPLKIFDPKDEEMNKRLRKKKHYGEFTEWGRQLIVTRNRKDEFDEFFEDFIVQAVEAAGCYCGGGGSNDRLDVVVELGRRSGDPDARLKKITAWLDARPDVQSWRVGEEFNVWHGNFEDIGE from the coding sequence GTGCCGCTGAAGATCTTCGATCCGAAAGATGAAGAGATGAATAAGCGACTCCGCAAGAAGAAACATTATGGCGAGTTCACTGAATGGGGGCGGCAACTCATCGTTACCCGAAATCGAAAGGACGAATTCGACGAGTTTTTTGAGGACTTTATCGTACAAGCCGTTGAAGCGGCCGGATGCTACTGTGGAGGCGGCGGCAGTAATGACAGGCTTGACGTGGTTGTTGAGCTTGGCCGTCGTTCGGGCGATCCTGACGCAAGGCTGAAGAAAATTACGGCATGGCTTGATGCTCGCCCCGACGTACAGAGCTGGAGGGTGGGCGAGGAGTTCAACGTCTGGCACGGGAATTTCGAGGATATTGGGGAGTAG
- a CDS encoding type II toxin-antitoxin system prevent-host-death family antitoxin, which produces MDYLLAKSSVSITDLKKNPSAIIREAEGAPVAILNHNRPSAYIVPADTFEAMLEKLDDLEIARIVKERKKEKTIRVPLNEL; this is translated from the coding sequence ATGGATTATCTCCTGGCAAAATCGTCTGTCAGTATCACGGACCTGAAAAAAAACCCTTCGGCAATTATCAGGGAGGCTGAGGGGGCGCCTGTGGCTATACTGAATCACAACAGGCCTTCCGCATATATTGTTCCGGCGGATACGTTTGAGGCAATGCTGGAAAAACTGGACGATCTGGAAATCGCAAGGATTGTCAAGGAGCGGAAAAAGGAAAAGACCATCCGGGTGCCTCTCAATGAGTTATAA
- a CDS encoding type II toxin-antitoxin system RelE/ParE family toxin — protein MSYNLEFKESALKEWGKLDRPIREQFKKKLSKRLENPKVEVDKVSELVNTYKIKLRAVGLRLVYAVDDETNTLTVYAVGKRDKMTACRKAKERA, from the coding sequence ATGAGTTATAACCTTGAATTCAAGGAATCCGCTCTCAAGGAATGGGGTAAGCTGGACAGGCCGATAAGGGAACAATTCAAAAAGAAACTTTCTAAACGTCTTGAAAATCCGAAGGTTGAGGTGGACAAGGTCAGTGAGTTGGTAAATACGTACAAGATTAAGCTCCGTGCCGTGGGGCTGCGTCTGGTCTATGCCGTTGACGATGAAACAAACACCCTCACTGTTTATGCCGTGGGGAAAAGAGATAAAATGACGGCCTGTCGAAAGGCCAAGGAACGAGCATAA
- a CDS encoding type II toxin-antitoxin system VapB family antitoxin codes for MRTTLNIEDHLVDKASKLTGIKEKTMLVKLGLEALIARESAKRLAKLGGTEKGLKAIPRRKVTV; via the coding sequence ATGAGAACAACATTAAACATCGAAGACCACTTGGTTGATAAAGCGTCCAAGCTAACGGGAATTAAGGAGAAAACCATGTTGGTCAAGCTCGGTTTGGAGGCATTGATCGCCAGAGAAAGCGCTAAAAGACTCGCAAAATTGGGCGGCACGGAGAAAGGGTTGAAAGCGATACCGCGAAGGAAGGTCACAGTTTAA
- a CDS encoding phosphopantetheine-binding protein — translation MNELINELKVKIIETLNLIDVSPADIDENAQLVGGDLGLDSIDVLELVMMLEKDYGVKIDSRDIGVKVFATLAALADYVHHYRSEKNN, via the coding sequence ATGAATGAATTGATAAATGAACTGAAAGTAAAAATCATCGAGACACTGAACCTCATTGACGTTTCTCCGGCAGATATCGACGAGAATGCCCAGCTCGTCGGAGGCGATCTTGGGCTTGATTCCATCGATGTCCTGGAACTGGTCATGATGCTTGAAAAAGATTATGGCGTAAAAATTGACAGCAGAGATATCGGCGTTAAGGTCTTTGCAACGCTTGCGGCCTTGGCGGATTATGTCCACCATTACCGGTCGGAGAAAAATAATTGA